GCACCACTGTAATTAAAATAAATGCAAAGCATTTAGATCGCCCAACGGAACCACCCAATTGGATGTATATCTAGAAACTACACTATTTCCACGTGTCACTCTGCAAACCATAAGCACTCACTAAATATCTCACGTGGGCCCCACACCACGTTTTAAAAATATCTATACCTTTGACGTAATTAATGGTGTACGCTAATTTATATGCATTTctaatttccattttttttttgatattcATGTTTTAAAACTTTATATGGATTATCTGTTTCCTAAGGTGGTGTTAGATTTTTTGGCAAAAGCTCTCCTGTGCATTTATGTCTGCGTCGTGCAGACGCGCGCATAACTTTGGATCCTGCagtttgtttgttttcttgaagaACTTCTCACTAAAAACATCTTCCCCACCTCTTCCCCACGGAGACATCAACCCAAGTCTTCAAACCTCTTCTCCCTCCCTCTAGCCGACACCACCTCCTCTGCCatcacctccacctccgacaccacctcctccgccgcccacctccactccgccaccaccCCCACCTCCGACACCCATCTCCTCTGACACACCACCTCCTCCGACACCACCTCCTCCGCCGCCCAcctccactccgccaccaccCCCACCTCCGATACCCATCTCCTCTGACACACCACCTCCTCCGACACCCATCTCCTCCACCTCCACCCCCACTCTGAACTGACCTGAACCATCTCCCTCCACCTCCGTCGCCGCAGTCGTCGAGTGTCGCCACAAAGGAGTGGTGGTCGGCTCTGTTTCTCTCTCCTacgtctttctctctctctcttcgacGTCTCCCTCTCTCTGTCGATCTCTGTCTCTCTCTGACGTCTCCCTCTCTCTGTCGATCTCTCTCTCTGACATATCCGGTGGGCTGATTTTGAGAGAGAGCAGATGTGGGTTCTTAGAGTGGGGGCTAGGGTTTGCGGTGGTGCTTGGCTTCGTGGCAGGTGTTGACGGTGGttgttggttgtggtggtggcaggtggacggtggaggaggtggtggcagatggttgtggtggtggtggtagatgaaGGCAGAGAGAGAGGTGTTTtgttgtgtgtgtgttgtgagaaGAGAACAAGAGTTTTTGTAGAAGTAAAAAAAGCAAACAGTTTTCTCCTTGCAAACTGCAgacctttggtccacctcttcaccGGCAGATgtttgcagatgtggtccgcaaaCTGCAAACCTTTTACCTCTTCAAAAACATTACTGATACTATATTCAGATTACCTATAGTTAATAATTTCGTTTTAAACTATATTTAGTCAACACAAGAAAACATAAACATAATGAATACTCTTATAgagtaaactgatatttttaaaaGAGAATTGTAGACTAATGATATTAAGGTGTATGAAACGTATCACTCTCAATGAGGTTGTAGTCAAGTCTCAAAGTGAACAATGGTTTAGATTTAAAAGTAAAATTAAATGATAGTTAGATCCTTGAACTGAGTGGGGTTTTCTTCACTGCACTGTCGTgtcttcgggcgagtgttcacgggcttcggccctaggtgagggttttccccagtTCGGAAACGACTGTATCCCAAtatggtgaatttcgccagtagcacATTTGAAAGATTAGTTGGCCATTCAAAAATAAATGATGTATTAATTAAATGGTTATAAAAATATCTAATATTTTTTTTGagcggccaacaaactcaatcccgagcactctcggggcacccactggacaaacggagtactccgagagtaacccgagtccaccaccaattccgggtaaaacccggtaacccacccgcccgtaggcacagcagtgaaattaccggtaaaaccggtttggctcaaggatccaacccaggtttctctgggtctcctatcattgcccaccagtgcctcattctgcaccaagtgggagtcgaacctgcatctctcaagagaaatgcaagccctccaccacttgatctagagatcattggcaaaaaaaaaaaaatatctaatATTACATAATATTGTCAAAACTTAGAAATCAAATTTGACAACCTCAAATTTTAAATTAAATGACCCGGTAAACGCTTAATTTATAATATCTATGTGTTATTATAATTAGATTAATAATTCTAAGGAAAAATCATTACCAACCCAAACCGGTGTGAATGTGAGTGAACTTGGGTTAGGAAGCCGGGAAAACACATGTGGTGGTTTTCATAACGTTGGTTGTACATATTTAATGGACCCCAAAACTCTACAAGAATAAAAAAATTATGCTTGTTTCTAATCCAATTGCTTAAAATATGAGTTCACAAATTCTTGAATCAACTCTATATGATAATTAGTTTACTAAATTGTTAATTTAGCTAATTTATGATAAACTTAAGAAAATTTCATATTTTGATTTTATGTAAATATACAACCTTCATATTGTCAAAGCTTAGAAAATCAAACTTGACAACCTTGAATTAAAATTATACAACTAGATAAACATTTAATTAATGAAATCCAATTCACATGCTTTTCCGATTAAAATTACAGGAGAAAACAATTAAAAGTCTAAATTAGCGTTACATACGAGTAAACTTGAAGTAAGAAAGTCAGAAAAACGCCTACAACTATTTTACAAATGTTGGCCTAGTTACATCACTTCCGTCCATAACTCCCTATAAGAACTAGTTTCCTAAAATGTAAACATAGCTGACTTGTAATAACTAATAAACTTAttgaagattttttttttttttacataaataTGAAACCATTTTATAAGGCTAATATAAGTCTTATATACCATTTTCACCTTTTAAATTCCACATATATATCCGGTACACAATTCTCCATCCACTAAAAACCATTAACAACAAAGAATTcagatattaaattaaaaaaatagttaaaagaaGACAAGCAGAGATATTTTATTCGGATTTGTTTGAAAATATCTAAAATATCAGTGGTTTAGATTTGCTGGCAGCATTAAAAAAGCGATTAACAGCAAGTGGAGGAGACGTATGCAAGATGGGAGGCCAATAGGCTCTTGCTTTTTCCTGTCGACGTGGCATTTTGGGCCATTCAACGACACGATagatatttttttagattttttattcaTTCAGATATTTTGATTCTTCTCATGTTTACAAAATTTAGGATAACTTTAGTTTTCCCCCTTtcaaacacacacaaacaaaacaaccaacccctctccctctctctctctctctctctctctctctccgccAGTGATATTATTGTTATGGGTAGCGGCGGCGCCGGAGGAACTCCTGACATGCCGGAACTCATGTTGAGAAGTGAAGACAAGATCATTgacggcggcggcggtggtgattTGCCGACTGCCGCCACCACTAATAACTTTGTGAGGTGGGAAAAGTTTTTGCCCAAGATGGTTCTCAGGGTTTTGTTGGTTGAAGCTGATGATTCAACTCGACAGATTATTACTGCTCTGCTCAGAAAATGTAGTTATAAAGGTGAGTCTTTTTACCTGatatctttttaattttttatatattttttgtgaaTTTTGGTTTGTTTTGAGAAATTATTGGTGGGTTTTTGGAATTAAGGGTTCTTGACGAATCTTGATCCTcaagttttgatttttaatatgATTTGGTAAGGTTTTAGGGGAAATCAGTGATCAGAGTTTGAATTTGGATTGATTTTTTGGTGGGTTTTTGgaattaaggttttttttttttttttggcaaatctTGATCCTCAAGTTTTGAATTTTAATATGATTTGGTAGGGTTTTAGGGGGAATTAGTGATCAGAGTTGTGAAGTTGGATtgattatttgtgggtttttggtaaATCTTGATCccaaagttttgatttttaatgTGATTTGCAAGGGTTTAAGGAAAGTTAGTGGTTAGAATTTGAATTTGGGCTAATTATTGTTTTGTTACAAGCAGTTGCTGCTGTTTCTGATGGTTTGAAGGCATGGGAAGTGCTGAAAGGAAGATCGCATAGTATCGATCTTATACTGACTGAAGTCGAGCTGCCTTCGATCTCCGGGTTTGCTCTTCTCACCTTGATTATGGAGCATCAAGTCTGCAAGAACATTCCCGTCATAAGTACGATTTCCGTGAACATTTGACTCTTTTAATGTTGTGATCGAATCTAGTTTTAGGTTGTAAGTTGTAACATCTCATATTGGTTCTGCAGTGATGTCTGCACATGAGTCGGTTAGCACGGTTTATAAGTGTATGTTGAGAGGTGCTTCTGACTTTCTGGTCAAACCTGTTAGGAAGAACGAATTGAAGAACTTGTGGCAACATGTTTGGAGGCGACAATCTGTAAGAAGTCTAATGAATCATTGAATCTGAATCGATAATGTTACGATCTGATCTTGGTTTATTTTGACTTTTGATTCAGTCAACCACTGGGCCTAACCGGAACCAAGAAGAGAGCGATGCACAACAGAAAGTTGAAGCCACCGCTGAAAACAATGCGACTAGCAACCGTTCGAGCGGTTACATGGCTTGCATCAAAAGAAACAGGGAATGCATTGAAAAAGGAAGTGATGCACAGGTAAAACTGTTTTCTTGTTTGGTCAACTGTAATAGAACATAAATCGGGATATGGTTTGACTTTTATGGCTGATCTGCAGAGTTCTTGCACAAAACCAGACATGGAACCTGATGAGCCACCCATGGAACAACCGGTGGACCACACTGACTCTGAACAGGCTAACCAGTTGGGGACTGGACCCACTGAGCCAGAGGGGGATACGACTAAAGCCGACACAACTGGTCAAGAAAAGAACATGGCTATAGATGTGAGATGGGAACATGTGAATGTCGCTACTGGTAATAATAACTCTAGGGAAGCGATCGATTTGATTGGATCGTTTGACAGTTACCCTAAACCGAGTTACAAAAGCTCGTTAAATTTTGGTGAAAATAAGGTTGATCATCCTTCACCGATGTTAGATCTTTCACTACgaagatctcatccaagtagctcCGTGAATCAGTTCAGTGATGACCGGCACAGGTTGAAGCAGTCTGATCTATCGGCATTCTCACGGTGAGTCACCTGTCGATATGGGTTCGGGTCAGGATGTATTGACCCACATACATTTTTTtgtcaattttaatttttttttttataaataatgaatgcgagtaaagtacacggatagtcctgtggtttaccaaaatttcagatttggtccctagcttttcaaaagtactatggtttgcactttgtaacgcctttagtccccagccaacaaatctaaaggttttagcatgtccaagttagggactaaatgcgttacaaagtgcaaaccacaggggccatccatgtacttttggaaaaagctagggactaaatgcgATACAAAGCACAAACCACACGGATCATATGTGTACTTTTgcaaagctagggaccaaatccaaaattttggtaaaccatagggaccatccgtgtaatttttttatttgacccatttataACTAAGCGGGCCGAATATGTCACGGTTTTAATTGATTTGAATATCGGATATGCAGGTATATCAGTAGGGGGCAACCGCCGCCAACATCAGGATCTGCTAGCATTTCCAATCAACAAAAAGACTACGAAACCAATTCCGATAAACTGCTATCCAAGAACCCGGTGGAGTATATTTCCGACACCCATAGTGCACCAGTCGGAAGTTCTCAAGTCAACATAATCAGTCCACAAAAGCAGACCGAAAGTCTAAGTCCAAATCAAAATCAATTCCCATCACCAAAGGAAAGAGTGTTTCACGCTCCAGTTGCagtaagaggttcaagattcgagAACCCATATGGTTCGGTATTACCTCCGTTTTGCGTGCAACCGGGCTTGTCCCAGATGCAGAGCCCGTCTTCTTCAGGCCATCATGAACCAATGTTTCAAACAAACGCGTATTACATTCCTAATCAAGAAACAAGAAACGAGTCTCCTCCAGAGCTGCATAACGCAACAGAAGCCCTTGAAGATCATAGCGCaaacagcagtttttgtaacagTGCGACGCTTACGCGTATCAACAGTATAGGCAGCGGAAGCAATGGAAATAACACGAATCGATCGATACAGAGAGAAGCTGCCTTGAATAAGTTCAGAATGAAAAAGAAAGACAGATGCTTTAATAAGAAGGTACACATATACATAATTACGCATGTATACATTTATATTGTTACTGATTGATAGATTCGGGTCAACTTAATCTGGTCAATGTCTGATTAGAACAATGTTTCCTGCAGGTGCGATATGAAAGCCGAAAGAAGCTAGCAGAGCAGAGACCTCGGGTGAAAGGACGGTTTGTTCAACAGACAGGCAATCCATCGGCTTCAGCTTCACTTTCACCGATGGAAATCGATACATAAATAGCTTGATGGCGATTTCGGTTTGTTATATATATGGTTTTAAAAGATCTAGCAAGCACACGGTTAAGAATCTAACAACCTTTCACGCATGATTCTGAGTTTTGGATTGTAAATTTGGAATTATAGAAGTAGTTTTTGATCTTGTTCTGACTATAAAACAAGATAGAATGTCTGCTCAGTGACCATTTAATGTTCTTTGAATAGATTTAGGAGGTTTAAACTCTGTTGTGATTATAGAGAGTATATTGTATTGAGAGGATATTGATGTATAGTGTGTATCTTCAAATGAAATATCTTTGTACATGATGATATGTTGGATGATATTGGACAAACCAACAATGTCCACCATACATCAGAGAGAGAAAAAGATATTTTGTGTTTGGTGTTTTAATGGAGGGGAATAGGTGATGGTGAGTCCTTTGGATTTTGCAAGTTGGGTCTGTTTGTGGTGTGTGTGATCAATAGTGTCTGTGTTTGGATTTAGTGTTTTGTGTTGGGAGTTTTTTAAATAGGTGATGGTGATGAGTCCCTTTGGATTCAGCAAGTTGGGTGATTTTGAtatcttggggggggggggggggtggggggtgggtggGTTCTATGGTAGCGGTTATTGTGGTGGTGTGTTGGTGAGGGCTGAGTGGTGTTGTCAATCCCCGAGAATAATAAAAAATTTTTGGGTCTCATGCGAGATAAAAAAGTTGGGGCCCCTTTCTATAATATAAAGTTATCACTTTATTCAGAGCCGTCCCCTAAAATAATTAAATCTTGAAGATTCTTTTGATACTTTGATGATCAGACGATGAAACATTGAACTGTCGTCTTGTTTTTAGCGTACAAGATGATCATTGATTCACGCAAAtttaatttcttttctttttttgagCGTACAGGCCCCACACACAAGGGTTAACTATCGATCAGACTTTGAGCCTTTTCTTCGGTGCTTGGGCCTTAATCTCCAGCATTTGGGCCTTTTATGTATAAGTAACATAATAAACCTATAAAATCTACCGGCCCCTAATATTTTTGGGCCTTGGGTGCCTACCCAGCTTGGCTGGCCCAAGAGCCGGGTCTGGTTGCCAACAATCACTTGGTTGGTAATTGGTTTATACAAATCAGGAGTAATAGTAAGGTTTGTTGTCATGTGACCCGTACATCACAGGTTCAAGATATGAAAACAACCTTTTGCAAAAACAACTCAGAAGATGTATTATTATCACTAAAAAAACACCGTAAATTACATTTGAtgtcttattattattattattattattattattattattattattattattattattattatctaaatGGAAGTCTATTTGCAAAATTCCATAACCCATGTATTGAGAGCACACACAACCTTGTTGAAACCTTTGAAACCCGCCTCTTTAGCTAAAGCCTCAAATTCTTTCTCAGTTCTCTCTTTGCCACCCAGGCTGTGAGCCAACATAATCACGTCGACGAGTATTACATTTTGGGTAGTTGGAGTCGAGCCGAGTTCTTCGGGAAGAATGCATTCAGCCACAATCACTTTCCCATTTTCCGGAATTGATTTGTAGCAATTCTTGAGAACTTGTAGGCAATGTGCATCACTCCAGTCATGAAGTATacactatataataaaacattaaaacttTATAAGAAACCTAATCAAAGTTGGTTATCTTTTTAAATCATAACTAGAATTACAAAAAAAATCACCTTCATAAATATAGCATCTCCTTTCGGTACATTTTCAAACATATCTCCTCCAACATGCTCAATACCTACAATAACTTATATTAGTTCAACTTATTTCCTATTTGATTCTTGAACCAATAGTTAAACCATTTCATATCTACATACCTTGATAAGTTGTGGCATCTTCAATAACATGTGGCAAATCAAAGTTTATACCCTTGAGTGAAGTATGTTTAGAGATGATCATGTTAAGGCTTGCACCAGTGCCACCACCAACATCAACTAGGGTTTTCAGACCACTAAAACCATCATACAAATCTACAATCTTTTTCATGGTCATGGTGGAACAATTAAACATTGCACTGTTGAAAACCTTATTAAATCTTTGATCTTTGCCAAGGTATTCGAATGACGGCATACCATAAGCTTTGTTGAAAGCGATTCCACCATCCAAAACCGCGTCTTTTAGATAGTACCTAACATCATTATCAATAATGAATCAAACTTAGTTGTAGCGTACAACTTTGAAACGAGTTATGTgatattaaataatatgttgtttGAAGAAACAATTTATATGTAGTCGATTGTTTTGAGTTAATTAAAATGAGCAATTTCGGATTTTGTTTAAATACTAGTGAAATTATCCGCACGTTATTGCGGGAATGCGATAAATATCTATTCATTTTTGTTATGATAATGATACTCGCTATAGAAATCATaagaaaaaaaaacccaaaatataGTTTATATGTGGAAGCGTAAGTAAAATTAGATTACCACATTGATATGTTTGAGATTTAAAAATAAATAGAAAAGGAAATGAAAAGGTTAAAAACAGAACCATAGAATTACGATTTACGAATGGTTATGATACAAATAGGCTAAAAATAAACAAGGGaaaaaaagtaaaagaaaaagtCACaagaattttaaaaaaataatatgtttTAATATCATTAAactataatatacatataaaacacttttaaattaaattattatatAAATCTAGGGAAAacatcaaataggaagttaattttcgctaggaaggatatgaagccataggattatgacatgtggcaaattttaaaataaagagaaagggtattttagtcaacccaactccttcttcttcctttttcaaaacccagtaaattcaaaaacccaccattttcaaaacccaccatcttcaactatttcttcactttctatctcaataatcactacattatagtgcgattttcatcaccaatcaatgattcagaacccgatcaacgtgttcttcagctttttttttttgaagaaaacccagtttaatttcataaaaaaaatctcggttttccggtgattttggagataatcactcgattcgttcgattcgagtgttcataagtgtttctatcattcaaatttcgtcaattgatgaagaaatcggcttcaatccatgtaagaaattctttaatttcattttcatgatctgggtttttgatttagtcattgcgctttacgatctttgcgggggtccgggggcggcagcccccggtagcggggtcccaggggcggcagcccctggcggggtccaaggggcagagcccctggctggggttgattttccagaaattggctcatttcgaagacagtaattcgtagacaattcagacagttcacagtgacagacagttttatgtgtccattgcgttttagaaataagagagttttatgtggtttctggtagggatggcaaaaatacccgagcccgacgggtatacccgaaacccgacacaaatgggacgggtatacccgatacccgacgggtattgggccgggtatgggtttagttttaaaaattttcacgggtatgggtcgggtatgggattaggtgatacccgacccgattacccgaaaccacatacccgtttacccgaactatatacccgatcaaATACCCgaagtttttaatttatattttttattttccattaacccttatatattagtgatttattttaatatgtttataatgtgaaaaaataaattttcttttagcaTATGTATTTAATcatagtatttatattttgtaattataaatttatgctaaaacttaTATCTATGTAatgtatattttaatttataatagttgttgcataaataaaattatataataattataatagtaaaaaatgtatttggaaatcccaatgtatatttttttaacaaactaatgggtatacccgatacccgcgggtatacccggtacccgacgggtaatta
This genomic stretch from Helianthus annuus cultivar XRQ/B chromosome 8, HanXRQr2.0-SUNRISE, whole genome shotgun sequence harbors:
- the LOC110872993 gene encoding caffeic acid 3-O-methyltransferase: MGSTSASVNVPLEANQDDQSFLFATQLASASILPMVLKTAIELDLLETIAKAGPGGSLSSSELVAQLPKVVNNPEAPVMVDRICRLLASYSVLTCTLKETADGCAERFYGVAPVCKFFTKNDSGISLAPLLLMNQDKVFMESWYYLKDAVLDGGIAFNKAYGMPSFEYLGKDQRFNKVFNSAMFNCSTMTMKKIVDLYDGFSGLKTLVDVGGGTGASLNMIISKHTSLKGINFDLPHVIEDATTYQGIEHVGGDMFENVPKGDAIFMKCILHDWSDAHCLQVLKNCYKSIPENGKVIVAECILPEELGSTPTTQNVILVDVIMLAHSLGGKERTEKEFEALAKEAGFKGFNKVVCALNTWVMEFCK
- the LOC110872992 gene encoding two-component response regulator-like APRR3 produces the protein MGSGGAGGTPDMPELMLRSEDKIIDGGGGGDLPTAATTNNFVRWEKFLPKMVLRVLLVEADDSTRQIITALLRKCSYKVAAVSDGLKAWEVLKGRSHSIDLILTEVELPSISGFALLTLIMEHQVCKNIPVIMMSAHESVSTVYKCMLRGASDFLVKPVRKNELKNLWQHVWRRQSSTTGPNRNQEESDAQQKVEATAENNATSNRSSGYMACIKRNRECIEKGSDAQSSCTKPDMEPDEPPMEQPVDHTDSEQANQLGTGPTEPEGDTTKADTTGQEKNMAIDVRWEHVNVATGNNNSREAIDLIGSFDSYPKPSYKSSLNFGENKVDHPSPMLDLSLRRSHPSSSVNQFSDDRHRLKQSDLSAFSRYISRGQPPPTSGSASISNQQKDYETNSDKLLSKNPVEYISDTHSAPVGSSQVNIISPQKQTESLSPNQNQFPSPKERVFHAPVAVRGSRFENPYGSVLPPFCVQPGLSQMQSPSSSGHHEPMFQTNAYYIPNQETRNESPPELHNATEALEDHSANSSFCNSATLTRINSIGSGSNGNNTNRSIQREAALNKFRMKKKDRCFNKKVRYESRKKLAEQRPRVKGRFVQQTGNPSASASLSPMEIDT